The DNA sequence GCCGAGGAAGGTCACGACGATGCGTGCACCGGGTTCCGAATCCGGGTCGGTGCGGGTTCCGGTTTCGGACACCGTCACCGTTATCGACCTCTTTGCGACGTGGTGTTCGCCGTGTGCAAAGCAGATGCGGGCGCTCACGAAAGCACACGACGAGTACGGTGACGACGTCCGGTTCGTCTCGATAACGAACGAGCGAATCGGCGGGACGCTGACGAAGGGTGACGTTCGCTCGTGGTGGAAAAAACACGACGGTCAGTGGACGCTCGGTCTCGACCCGGACAGCGAGATTATGTCCTCGTTGAACGCGGGCGGTCTCCCGTTCCTCGCGGTCGCGGATGCGGACGGCACCATCGTCTGGTCGGATCGCGGTGTGGCCAGCATCGATACGCTGCGCTCAAAAATCGAGGCGGCAAAGAAACAGAGTAAATAGGGTAGATGAGATGAGCTCCTCGACACTCCTTCCGACGATTGCTTTCGCGGCGAGCGCGGGAATCGCGACGTTTTTCGCCCCGTGCGCGTTTCCCTTGCTTCCCGGCTACATCGGCTACTACCTCCAACACCGCGACGAGGAGTCCGTTTCGTCGGTGCTCCTTCCGGCCATGGGTGCCGCGCTCGGGGCGCTCGTCACGCTCGGCGTCGTCGGTATCGCCGTCTTCGCCGCCGGTGGTGAACTCGTCCGATACCTCCAGTGGTTCGAACCCCTCGCCGGGGTCGTCCTCCTCGTCGTGGGAGTGCTCGTGCTCGTCGGCAAGCAACCGACGATTCGCGTCCCGCTACCGGAACGACCCGCATCCACCACCGGATTCGTCCTCTTCGGCGGCGGGTACGCTCTCGCCGCCGCCGGTTGCGTGGCACCGGTCTTCCTCGGCGTCGTCACACAGACGTTGACGCTCCCGCTCACGGGCCGCGTCCTCTCGTTCGGAAGCTACGCTTTGGGCGTCGTCGTCCCGCTGAGCGGCGTGACGCTGCTGATGGCGGCGGGCGTCGATTGGTGGCGGGAACTGGGGAAGTACTCCTACACCCTCGAACGCGCCGCGGGCGGATTGATGATTCTGGCCGGTCTCGGCCAACTGTACCTCTCGTTCGTCGTGCTCAACGCGTTTTAAGCCGGAACGAGGTATCGATCCGTTCGCGTGTGTATCAGGGCCACACCGTTTGACGAGTTGTGGCCACGTCCCCGTCGAAGTGCGGTGCAGAAACATCCGAAGTCGTGCTCGAATTCCCCGTGACTCCGAGTAAACTTTTCCTCAATATAGCAAGAACGGTGAGCCATGGAAAATTCACCTTACGAGCCGGGCAGTCCGCGGGGGAGACGAGGGACGGCGTAGAGCGGTCCACGAAGGACGAAATCGTCGCGTTCACCGACGTATCGACGAAAAACACGTTCATCAACTACTACGAGACCGATCATCACTCACAGGACGTACTAGCACTCGACTACACCTATGACGTGTGAACGATCCGTGTCGTCCGACATAAATATCCGATCCTCGATCAACCAGTGATGATGCTATCACGAGTCTCGAACCTCGATTTCTCCGAACGGCTCCGGATCGGCGGGCTGTTCGGTGTCGTCGCGCTCATGCACCTCGTCGGATGGGGCGTCCTCTTCCTCGTCGCGCCCGACAA is a window from the Haladaptatus sp. R4 genome containing:
- a CDS encoding cytochrome c biogenesis CcdA family protein — encoded protein: MSSSTLLPTIAFAASAGIATFFAPCAFPLLPGYIGYYLQHRDEESVSSVLLPAMGAALGALVTLGVVGIAVFAAGGELVRYLQWFEPLAGVVLLVVGVLVLVGKQPTIRVPLPERPASTTGFVLFGGGYALAAAGCVAPVFLGVVTQTLTLPLTGRVLSFGSYALGVVVPLSGVTLLMAAGVDWWRELGKYSYTLERAAGGLMILAGLGQLYLSFVVLNAF
- a CDS encoding TlpA disulfide reductase family protein; its protein translation is MNRRRLLTGIAGLGITGGSAWIALNGLSGDDGGLPRKVTTMRAPGSESGSVRVPVSDTVTVIDLFATWCSPCAKQMRALTKAHDEYGDDVRFVSITNERIGGTLTKGDVRSWWKKHDGQWTLGLDPDSEIMSSLNAGGLPFLAVADADGTIVWSDRGVASIDTLRSKIEAAKKQSK